One genomic region from Osmerus eperlanus chromosome 6, fOsmEpe2.1, whole genome shotgun sequence encodes:
- the vsir gene encoding V-type immunoglobulin domain-containing suppressor of T-cell activation — MSKMTSGLYRSKELPPSFALTFWLCFHLMTVVKVHATMSQGHSSMSVSAPYMSYACPEGASVRLVCAQKGAKEHPGDQLLHHWRFTPHMDNDCHEKVHPRGAGANHGQGNNSHALPPGVQHGFGGNYIWLALENVTQGDQGRYCCQSLELEHTKLVQRPHSHVLLTVTPRRPGSSNCTHWNPRPQDGSVSAGLATAACIMGIFSLPVILVLVYKQRQNAQSSRRAHELVRMDSEGLGHENPMFLGGSPQVKTRTVSQIMTRQSSESGRHLLSEPGTPLSPPPHGDVFFPVQDPIPESPTFLQV, encoded by the exons ATGAGTAAAATGACGTCGGGACTATATCGAAGCAAAGAGTTACCACCAAGTTTTGCATTAACATTTTGGTTATGCTTTCACCTGATGACCGTGGTTAAAG TCCACGCCACAATGTCACAAGGACATTCCAGCATGAGTGTCTCTGCCCCCTACATGTCATATGCCTGCCCTGAGGGTGCCAGCGTCAGATTGGTGTGCGCCCAGAAAGGTGCCAAAGAGCATCCCGGCGACCAGTTACTCCACCACTGGCGCTTCACCCCTCACATGGATAATGACTGTCACGAGAAGGTGCATCCCCGTGGCGCAGGGGCCAACCATGGCCAAGGCAACAACTCCCACGCCTTGCCCCCCGGAGTCCAACACGGTTTTGGTGGGAACTATATTTGGTTGGCCCTTGAAAACGTCACCCAAGGCGACCAGGGGCGTTACTGCTGTCAGAGTCTGGAGTTAGAACACACGAAGCTGGTCCAGAGACCACACAGCCATGTCCTGCTAACTGTCACACCAC GAAGACCTGGCTCTTCAAACTGCACTCACTGGAATCCCCGTCCACAAGATG GTTCAGTATCTGCAGGCCTGGCAACAGCAGCATGCATCATGGGCATTTTCTCTCTGCCGGTCATCCTTGTCCTAGTCTACAAGCAGAGGCAGAATGCCCAATCCAGTCGAC gTGCACACGAGCTGGTAAGAATGGACAG cgagGGCCTAGGCCATGAAAACCCCATGTTCCTGGGGGGCTCCCCCCAGGTGAAGACCCGTACCGTGTCTCAGATCATGACCAGGCAGTCCTCCGAGTCTGGACGCCACCTGCTGTCTGAACCGGGAACTCCgctttctccccccccacacggCGACGTCTTCTTCCCAGTGCAGG atcCTATCCCAGAATCTCCAACCTTCCTGCAAGTGTGA
- the LOC134022831 gene encoding uncharacterized protein C10orf105-like, translated as MNSSDPGFNISSVSSFAESNNVSMSLSPIFTSLSPPLSTSFSLSFSTPLSLSLSTPISLSPLPHDPALTIMVVLGLFVLFALVAACLAICRPSSTQEGRFEGGCSPGEALACGSSLSSEPQLKLWKRLGSYRRSYSCSYRKPPQRRPELDPANTHVTLVRPQADSIPQQPHLTMPCLFDFVTEI; from the coding sequence ATGAACTCCAGTGATCCAGGGTTCAACATCTCCTCAGTCTCCTCCTTTGCAGAGTCCAATAATGTCTCCATGTCCCTTTCTCCTATCTttacttccctctctcccccgctctccacctccttctctctttccttctccacccctctctctctatccctctccaccccaatctctctgtccccactACCTCATGACCCTGCCCTGACCATCATGGTGGTACTGGGTCTGTTTGTCCTGTTTGCACTTGTTGCAGCCTGCCTGGCCATCTGCAGGCCGTCCTCAACCCAAGAGGGGAGATTCGAGGGGGGCTGCAGCCCAGGAGAGGCCCTGGCTTGCGGATCTTCTCTTTCCAGCGAGCCCCAACTGAAGCTGTGGAAGAGGCTGGGCTCCTACCGCCGTTCCTACTCCTGCTCCTACAGGAAACCGCCACAGCGCAGGCCCGAGTTGGACCCTGCCAACACCCATGTCACCCTGGTCCGACCACAGGCCGACAGCATCCCCCAGCAGCCCCACCTCACCATGCCCTGCCTGTTTGACTTTGTCACAGAAATATGA